The region TTGGCCGGGTCCTTGAGCACCAGCGGCTTGCCGCCCGAGCGCAGCGTCGCTTTGCGCAGCAGCGTGAGATAGGCGCGCTTCCACTCGGCTCGCTCGGCCGCGCTGAGGTTGTGGAGCAGCCCGTACTTATCGAAGATCTCAGCGGCTTGCTGCGGCAAGGTGTAGAGATGCAGCCAGGCGTAAGGGGTCATGTTGGCGAGCGCAAAGCTCTCCTCCTGGGGGGCATCGAGGTCGAGCGGCATGTTATCGATTTCCCGGGTGGGATGATCCTTCTGCGCCTTGCGGGCGAGCCACGACTTGAGGCGGTGTTCGCCACCGAGGCAGAAGCCCGGAGCCATGGCTTGAAACGTGGAAATGTAACCGAACTGCCGATCCTGGCAGAGCAAGTTGTGCAAGTGGGTCGTGCCGGTGCGCCAGTGCCCGAGGATGAAGATCGGTGCCGGATGGATCGCGGTGCGGTCAACGAGGCGACCGTAACGGACGCTTTCATAGAGCCGTAGCGGGCTGGTTAACAGGGTAGAAAGCGACACCGCCAGCAGGCGCGGCAAGTACTCGCGCTCGATGTGCCGGCTACTGCGCGCCAGCCGCAGCCAGCTGCGAAACGAACCGAGGGCGACCGGATGCTCGAAGTTGGCGGCCCACCGTTGTCCGGTCATGCACTTGCTCCCCGCCGGCACGCGCACCCAGCCCGTCGTGAGCCGGTGCGCCGCCGTGCCCGGCTGCCATACTGATTGATGGCCCTCCGGGTCAACCCCCGGCCAAGTGGACTACCCACCATTCGGGCAAGGCCAGAGCCAACAATAGCCTTGGCTCCGCATGGTCGATGCTATGCGCTTGTATAACCAAGTAGCCGCACGGGCATCTGCATCCCGGCTTTCGGTGATATTTTCTTTGATGCCTATCTTTTTTCTTGACGCCTAATTCAAGAGTGTGGTACCCGCCTGCTCCAAATTTCGGGCTGCATTAAGCGGCCCCAAGAAAAGGGGGAGAGTATGGAGCGAAGGCAAAGGCAGGGTCGGGGGCGGTTTCTGCGCCTGATGGTGGGCGCGGCGGCAGTCGCGCTGAGTTCCGAGGCGATGGCCTCCACGATCACGCAAAATACGTCGTGGACGATCGATCGCTCGGGCACGACGGCGAAGTATCGGGTGGTCGGCTACGGCGACTCGATCTACGCCGGCTATCGCGGTTCGCTATCGAGCGTGGCGAAACGCGCCGCCCCGTGGGTGAGCGGCGAGTACGCTTCCAACGCCTGGAACAGCGATATCGAAGTGATTCGCCGTACCAAGTCGGGGGCCAAGGCCGACGACATCTACAACAACAAGATCGTGGCCGAACGCTCGTACATGCAGGCCACCACCACCCGGGTTGTGACCTTCGAGATGTGCGGCAACGACTTCCTGCAGGCGCGCAGCAACTTCGCCGGCCAGACCGGCACTTGCAACTACGGCGTCATCACCACCGCGCTGACTAACTGCACCACCTACCAAGAGAGGGCGATGCAGTACATCAACGCCAACGCCTATTCCGGCACCAAGCTAAAGGTGATCTCCAACATCTACTACCCCGGCTACAACGCCGACAATGCCCTCAGCGGCTGCAATGACCCGACCACCGGGCAGAAGGTCAACAAGCGGGACAAGTTCTTGCCCTACCTGGCGCAGAGCAACTGGCGCGCGTGCAATTTCGCCAACACCTACGGCTTCCAGTGCGCTGATTCGTTCGCCCAATACATGGGCGCCGATTACGACTCGAACGGCGACGGCCAGATCGACTCCGAGGCGCTTAAGTACGTCGCCGGGGAGAGCGAGGCCACCTACGTCAACCGCATCACCGTGACGTTGAAGGCCACCCTGCGCGACTCCAACACCCACTTCGTCAACTCCACTACTAGCTACGACTACCTCCAGTCGGACGACACCCATCCGACTTACACCGGCGGCACCGTTTACGTCGGCCTCTTCGGCGGCACCGGCACCGGCTCGGGCGCGCCCGACTACAGCGGCAGCCAGATCGTCGGCGGCAAGAACCCGGTGTGGAACCGCTACGGCCACGAGCGCATGGGCTGGGCACTGTCGGTGTTCAATCCGACCGCGCCGTAACACCCGCAGCTACGCACTAACCGACAAGGTGGGGCGGGCTTACCACCCGCCCCCCTTGTTCATCTCCACCACCCCGACCGTCTGCGCCGGCAACTGCGCGCCGGCCGTTCTCAGCGACAACTGACAAAATGCCGAATCGAGGGCGCTCCTGCCCCTTGTACCTTTGTCCCCAGTGCAGTATGAGGCGCCATCAGCGCGTGATGATGTGAGCAGGCCTACAGGTAGGTCAAACCTTGCAACAGAGGGAGGTGTTCCGTGATCAACTGGCGTAGTTGGCACCAATACTGGCAAGGCTGTCTTGGCGTGGTAGTGGGCCTGGGCCTGCTGTTCGTACCGGCTGCAACCCGGGCGCAGTGCGTCGGCGACTGCAACCTCGACGCGGAAATCACCATCGACGAACTAGTCTCGCTGGTCAACATCTCGCTCGGCAGCGCACCCCTGTCGGGATGCCCGGCAGGCGATGCTGACAACTCCGGCGACGTCACCGTCGACGAGATCGTTACCGCCGTCAACAACTCGCTGAACAGTTGCCCGCCTCCACCGCCAACACCAACGCCGACCACCGCGGAACCCACGGTGGAGGCCACCGCCACGCCCACCACGGCCGAGCCGACCGCCACGGCGACCGAGATTCCACCCACCGCGACGCCGACCGAGGTTCTACCGACGGATACACCCACCGAAATCCCACCGACGGACACGCCGACGGAGGTTCCGCCGACGGATACGCCCACCGAGATTCCGCCCACCGCGACGCCCACCGCTACCAGCACGCCCTCAGGGGGTATCGTCACCGGCCGAGTTCGTGACCGGCTACTTCACGACGTGCCCAACGCCAGCGTGGTGCTGATCGACGCCGCCCAAGTGGCAGCGAGCGCGGTATCGGTCGAAGAACCATTGGCAACGTTGGCTCTTTCCAGTCTCGCGGCCGGTGTTACCGGCGCGGATGGCCGCTTCAGCCTTTCCGGGGTGGCCCCCGGCAGCTACTTCGTCTACGTCGCCCCGCAGCCGCAGTGGCTGCCGGGCGGATCACTATCACGCGCCGCTACGCAGATTGCCGTCGGACCGAATGACCTCGGCGACATAATGATCTCGCAGCAGCCGAGCAGCGAGGCGGTTTACAAAGGATCGTCCTATTGCCTCCTCTGTCACCGAGAGAACGGCGTCGGCCCTGACGCCAGCGGCTACAAACGGACCCTCCACGCGATGACCTACAGGGTCCCCGGCGTGTACACGGCCAACCAGGACCCGTCACCTTATCCGGGCCGCGACCGCGCGCTGGTCTATTTCCCCGACGGGAACGCCAGCGACAATACCGGCGCCGGTGACGGCTACGGCTACCTGCTCACCAATATCAGCACCGCCTACGATGTGCTGCTCGGCCGCGAAGACGGCGGCGGCCGTTATTTCGCGGTCTTCCGCACCAAGGATGGTACGATCGCTTCGGAGCGCTACTACGTTGAGATCACTTTCGGTGGTGAGGGTATTTGGAAGCAACGCTTCATCACTCGTATCGCCGACGGCCACCACGTGGCTGCTGGTCAGGGCAGCTACTACATCCTCCCGATTCAGTTCGACGAGTCGATTCAGGAGAACCTCGCAGTCAACCCAGTAAACCCATGGCTGGCCTATAACGCCGGCAACTGGCCCGCTGCACCGAGCGAGAATGGCGGGCCGACGGGGGTGCCGACGAAGGTGAAGTCGTTCGACCTCAACTGCGCCGGCTGCCACTTCACCGGCACCAAGCTCACTGTTGATGCGCAGGGCAACTTCCGCGCCGATGCGGTCGACGACCCGAACGGGGTGCTCGACTACGACGGCGACGGTACCCGCGACGAGATCGTGCAGGGCTGCGAAGACTGCCATGGCCCGGGCTCCGAGCACACGGGCCAGGGACCGATCATCCAGCCGCAGCTCCTCAGCGCCGAACGCTCGGCAATGATTTGCGGCCAGTGCCACGTGCGCGGCGAGGGCAAAGGCACCATGGCCGGGGCCCACACCGAGTACCCCTCGCGCGGCGTTGACGCTAACATCGAGTTCCCGCGCGCCGGCATCTCGCGGGCGGAGTTCAAGGAGCAGTTCCACGAAGACCGGCCGGGGCAATGGCCGGATGGGCAGCAGCACGCCAAGTCACATCATCAGCAGTACCACGACCACATCCGTTCCACCCACTACCGCAACCCCTTCCAGCTGCTCGCCTGCGACAGCTGCCACACGCCCCACGACACCACCAACCCCCATAACCTGATCGGCAAGCTCGAAGACAACAGCGCCTGTTTGCGCTGTCACGCGCCCTTCCCGCCGTTCTCCATCCCGCTCGGGGTTGGTGCCGAAGCGGTGGCACTGGCGGTCGAGCGCCACATGAGCGAGGACGCCTACATGGTGTCGCCCTACGATCCCGCCAACGCCCTCGGCCTGATCGATTTCACCAGCCTCGGTTACGCCGCAACCCCGTTCATCGGCGGCCCGGGCAACTGCGCCACCTGCCACATGCCCAAGACCGCTAAGTCGCAAGGGCAGTGGACCAAGGAGAACGGCCGTAGCGGCACGATCATGTGGGGCGACATCAGCTCGCACCAGTTTGCGCCGATCTGGCCATCGGTGAGTTCAGCGATGAAGCTGGCCGGGCAAAGCGAGGTGATTCCCAACTCGTGCGGCGTATGCCACAACGCGCTCACCGATACGTATCCCGATCTGGTGCCCTAGCGACCGCTGCCGCTGTCGGGTCCGCCCCGCTCAAGGGCGGACCCGGTCTCCCTCCTGCTGTCAGCCCCCTGGCAATGACGGGAGGCGCCCTCCGCGTGCGACGCTATCGCGGGAGACGGCGGCTGCAACGGGGGAGTGGTCATCTGCATGCGCACGGCCACGGCGGGCGCTGGGTACCACCGCCACTCAGCCCCCGCAGGCGGCAAGACGCCCGCAGTCTGGAAACCGCCTCCTGCTCCGCGAGATGCAGCCGCGGGCCGCAGCAGGGAGCGTTGACCGGCAGATAAGCAGGCCTTCTTGACTTCCCGCGGTGCTGCTCTACTCTGGGGGCCGCTATGCACATCGAGACGTTACGAGTGTTCTGCGACGTGGTCGATACCGGCAGTTTCTCCGCCGCCGCTTCGCAGAACTACATTACCCAGTCGGCTGTTAGCCAACAGCTGCGGGCGTTGGAGTCACGTTACCAGTGCACGCTGCTCGAACGCAGCCGCCACGGGGCCAAGCCGACGGCGGCGGGGGAAATCCTCTACCGCGTCAGCCGGGAAATCCTGGAGAAGTACCGCGAGATCGAAACCCAGCTGCAGGAAAGCGGCAAGGTCGTCGCCGGCAGCCTGCGTGCCGCGATCGTCTACAGCGTCGGACTCCACGAGCTGCCGCCGTACCTCAAAGAGTACATGCGGACCTACCCCCAGGTGAACGTGCACGTCGAGTACTCGCGGCCGAACAAGATCTACGACAGCGTCATCGCCGGCCAAATCGACCTCGGCATCGTCGCCTACCCCCACAAGCACCCGCAAATCCAGAGCGTGCCCTGGCGCGAGGATCGTATGGTGCTGGCATGCCCGCCGGATCATCCGTTCGCCTCGCTGAAGAAGGTAAACATCGGCAGGCTCAACAACGAGAGCTTCGTCGGCTTCGAGCAAGATATACCGACGCGCAAGGCCACCGACCAACTGCTGCGCGACAACCAAGTCAACGTGCGCTACGTTGGCGAGTTCGACAACATCGAAACCATCAAACGCGCGGTCGAGATCGGTCAGGGCATCGCCATCCTGCCGATCGCGGCGATCCGCTTGGAACTCGAGCACGGCACGATCAAAGCCGTCCAGCTGGCAGAGGTAACCCTGGCACGGCCGGTCGCCATTATTCACAAGAAGAGCCGCCATCTCTCTCCGGCCGCGGTGAAGTTTATCGAAATGCTCCAGCGCGAGGACCTGCGGTAACGGCCGGTGAACTCCTCGTTAATGCGCCGGCTCCGGTCGGCCATCGCTTTCGCCGCCCTCGCTGCCTGCGGTGGCGGCGGCGAACAGGCCCCACCACCGAATCGGGCCGAAGACCTTTATGTGCGCACCGGTGGCAACGATGCCAACAGCGGCTTGACCGCCGCGGAAGCGCTGCGTCAGGTGGCCACCGCGGCCGATCGCTCGACCCCAGGCGACCGCATCGTGGTCGGACCGGGCGTCTACACCCCGGTGAACATCAAGAACGAGGGCACCGCGGCGCAGCCGATCACCTTCCTCGCCGATGCCGCCGGCACCCTGACCGGCGATGCCGCCGGCGAGGTGGTTCTGGACGCCGCCGGAGCTGAGGCCGCCTTCAAGGTCTCGAATAAGTCCTACATCATCATCGACGGCTTCACGGCGACCGGCTCCGCCGCCGGCAACACCGCGGGGGTCTTGGTCAAGAGCAGCGCCAGTCACGTGACCATCCGCAACTGCATCGCGCGGGGCAACGGCGGCCAAGGCATCCGTACGGCTGATGCCACCGACGTGACCATCGCCAACAACCTGGTCCTCGACAACGACGGTTTCGGCATCCAGGTGCTGGGCCAGGTGACCGAGAATCAGCCCCAATCACTGCGGGTTCGGGTGTATAATAACACCGTATTCGCCAACGGTAGCGGCGGTATCACCGTCGGCAGCAGCGTCCGCCCGGCGCGCGACACGTTCTTCGTCAACAACATCATTGACGGCAACAGCAACGCCGGCTTCGGCGTCTTCACCGACCCACCCAGCTCGCTCGACGGCTTGGTGGAGCGTTACAACTTGAACAACGATGGCTATGCCGGCGTGTCAATGAACCCGCTGTCGTTCTCAGCCGATCCGCGGTTTCGCCTACCACCCGCGGACTTCCGTCTGGATCAGCTACCGGAGCAGATGACAACCAGCCCGGCGGTGGACGCGGGCGACCCGGCAACCCCGGCCGATATTGTCGAGCAGGTGGCGGCCCGCACCACTGCCACCAGCGGCGTTGCGGACAGCGGCCGCGTGGATCTCGGCTACCACTATCCCCGCTGATTACTGAGCGGCAGCAATGCGGCTAGTGACCTTCGACCACGCCGGCCGGCAGCGCCTCGG is a window of Deltaproteobacteria bacterium DNA encoding:
- a CDS encoding right-handed parallel beta-helix repeat-containing protein — protein: MNSSLMRRLRSAIAFAALAACGGGGEQAPPPNRAEDLYVRTGGNDANSGLTAAEALRQVATAADRSTPGDRIVVGPGVYTPVNIKNEGTAAQPITFLADAAGTLTGDAAGEVVLDAAGAEAAFKVSNKSYIIIDGFTATGSAAGNTAGVLVKSSASHVTIRNCIARGNGGQGIRTADATDVTIANNLVLDNDGFGIQVLGQVTENQPQSLRVRVYNNTVFANGSGGITVGSSVRPARDTFFVNNIIDGNSNAGFGVFTDPPSSLDGLVERYNLNNDGYAGVSMNPLSFSADPRFRLPPADFRLDQLPEQMTTSPAVDAGDPATPADIVEQVAARTTATSGVADSGRVDLGYHYPR
- a CDS encoding LysR family transcriptional regulator, translated to MHIETLRVFCDVVDTGSFSAAASQNYITQSAVSQQLRALESRYQCTLLERSRHGAKPTAAGEILYRVSREILEKYREIETQLQESGKVVAGSLRAAIVYSVGLHELPPYLKEYMRTYPQVNVHVEYSRPNKIYDSVIAGQIDLGIVAYPHKHPQIQSVPWREDRMVLACPPDHPFASLKKVNIGRLNNESFVGFEQDIPTRKATDQLLRDNQVNVRYVGEFDNIETIKRAVEIGQGIAILPIAAIRLELEHGTIKAVQLAEVTLARPVAIIHKKSRHLSPAAVKFIEMLQREDLR
- a CDS encoding sulfotransferase, which produces MTGQRWAANFEHPVALGSFRSWLRLARSSRHIEREYLPRLLAVSLSTLLTSPLRLYESVRYGRLVDRTAIHPAPIFILGHWRTGTTHLHNLLCQDRQFGYISTFQAMAPGFCLGGEHRLKSWLARKAQKDHPTREIDNMPLDLDAPQEESFALANMTPYAWLHLYTLPQQAAEIFDKYGLLHNLSAAERAEWKRAYLTLLRKATLRSGGKPLVLKDPANSGRVRVLLELFPQAKFIHICRDPYRVLPSMKGVYKVVLPKAQLQHISPQQIEALVLHFYEQLMCKYLAEKSLIPAGHLVEVKYEELEAAPLEQLRRIYDGLHLPGFAAAEPALRAYSDAVTNFQKNTYRVDDAVIDKVNRHWKFALQEWGYPRLEPLSATQAKA
- a CDS encoding SGNH/GDSL hydrolase family protein — translated: MVGAAAVALSSEAMASTITQNTSWTIDRSGTTAKYRVVGYGDSIYAGYRGSLSSVAKRAAPWVSGEYASNAWNSDIEVIRRTKSGAKADDIYNNKIVAERSYMQATTTRVVTFEMCGNDFLQARSNFAGQTGTCNYGVITTALTNCTTYQERAMQYINANAYSGTKLKVISNIYYPGYNADNALSGCNDPTTGQKVNKRDKFLPYLAQSNWRACNFANTYGFQCADSFAQYMGADYDSNGDGQIDSEALKYVAGESEATYVNRITVTLKATLRDSNTHFVNSTTSYDYLQSDDTHPTYTGGTVYVGLFGGTGTGSGAPDYSGSQIVGGKNPVWNRYGHERMGWALSVFNPTAP